In Massilia forsythiae, one DNA window encodes the following:
- a CDS encoding glycoside hydrolase family 10 protein, with protein MAASGLFSACTTSQPGVLPAAGADLPPPAPREFRAVWVSTVANIDWPSKPNLNAAQQQAEAVAILDRAKALNLNAIVLQVRPAADAIYASTIEPWSEYLTGVQGQAPQPWYDPLKFWITQAHARGLELHAWFNPYRARQTGARSTVAPNHITRTNPAVVKSYGKFLWMDPGEEAAAKQTLDVVLDVVRRYDVDGIHIDDYFYPYPIDNPAAGGAETAALDGKAGKGELDFPDGPSWQRYVAGGGRLDRPSWRRQNVNKLIEALYEGIHREKSWVRFGISPFGIGRPDRRPRGINGFSQYDKLYADAETWLQNGWLDYLSPQLYWPIRQPAQAYPVLLDYWVTQNVQGRHIWPGLFTSRIGAPSKEYAPAEIIEQIEVTRTRPNARGHVHFSMVALMQNRKGISDQLRSALYLSPALVPATPWLGNAAPGIPTVLASRRGNGVVLKLAAGPANATYAIWSRYGGQWRFAVAPASRVDWTVPDDVKLGSADAVYVSAVDRLGNESARVQAWKRGA; from the coding sequence TTGGCGGCGAGTGGCCTGTTTTCGGCCTGTACCACGTCCCAGCCGGGCGTGCTGCCGGCGGCCGGCGCCGATTTGCCGCCGCCGGCGCCGCGCGAATTCCGCGCGGTGTGGGTCTCGACGGTGGCCAACATCGACTGGCCGAGCAAGCCGAACCTGAACGCGGCCCAGCAGCAGGCCGAGGCGGTCGCCATCCTCGACCGCGCCAAGGCGCTGAACTTGAACGCGATCGTGCTGCAGGTGCGCCCGGCGGCCGACGCCATCTATGCCTCGACCATCGAACCGTGGTCGGAATACCTGACCGGGGTGCAGGGGCAGGCGCCGCAGCCGTGGTACGACCCGCTGAAATTCTGGATCACGCAGGCGCACGCGCGCGGACTGGAACTGCACGCCTGGTTCAACCCCTACCGCGCGCGCCAGACCGGTGCCCGCTCGACGGTGGCGCCCAACCACATCACGCGCACCAATCCGGCCGTGGTCAAAAGCTACGGCAAGTTCCTGTGGATGGACCCGGGCGAAGAGGCCGCGGCGAAGCAGACCCTGGACGTGGTGCTGGACGTGGTGCGCCGCTACGACGTCGACGGCATCCACATCGACGATTATTTTTATCCGTACCCGATCGATAACCCGGCCGCGGGCGGCGCCGAGACCGCGGCGCTGGACGGCAAGGCGGGCAAGGGCGAACTCGATTTCCCCGACGGTCCGTCCTGGCAGCGCTACGTGGCGGGCGGCGGACGGCTGGACCGCCCGTCCTGGCGCCGCCAGAACGTCAATAAATTGATCGAGGCGCTGTACGAGGGCATCCACCGCGAAAAGAGCTGGGTGCGCTTCGGCATCAGCCCGTTCGGCATCGGCCGTCCGGACCGCCGCCCGCGCGGCATCAACGGTTTTTCGCAGTACGACAAGCTGTACGCGGACGCCGAGACCTGGCTGCAGAACGGCTGGCTGGATTACCTGTCGCCGCAGCTGTACTGGCCGATCCGCCAGCCGGCGCAGGCCTACCCGGTGCTGCTGGACTACTGGGTGACGCAGAACGTGCAGGGCCGCCACATCTGGCCGGGGCTGTTTACCAGCCGCATCGGCGCGCCCAGCAAGGAATATGCCCCGGCCGAGATCATCGAACAGATCGAGGTCACGCGCACGCGCCCGAACGCGCGCGGCCACGTGCACTTCAGCATGGTCGCGCTGATGCAGAACCGCAAGGGCATCAGCGACCAGCTGCGCAGCGCCTTGTACCTGTCGCCGGCGCTGGTGCCGGCCACGCCGTGGCTGGGCAACGCGGCGCCCGGCATCCCGACCGTGCTGGCCAGCCGGCGCGGCAACGGCGTGGTGCTGAAGCTGGCGGCCGGCCCGGCCAACGCGACCTATGCGATCTGGTCGCGCTACGGCGGCCAGTGGCGCTTCGCGGTGGCGCCGGCCTCGCGCGTGGACTGGACGGTGCCGGACGACGTCAAGCTGGGCAGCGCGGACGCGGTCTACGTCAGCGCCGTCGACCGCCTGGGCAACGAGAGCGCGCGCGTGCAGGCCTGGAAGCGCGGCGCTTGA
- a CDS encoding N-acetylglucosamine kinase, whose translation MPGLGSGLGLGIDAGGTATRWALAAPAGQILAEGAMPGLSALQMQSEPGREALRARFGELAAAVLRHGAPVRVCAGLTGFTGSGGVADASGANGASAVSGDADLLQRWLAEPLHLAPQAIHFCSDMEIAYRAAFAPGEGYLVYAGTGSIGAFIDAEGHFQRAGGRGVVLDDGGGGFWIAREALRTIWRNEDERPGAWRASPMAQAVFDHVGGADWACSRQFIYGQERGAVGKLALAVAASAERDPAALAILDGAGRELARLAHALAGRFGVRPVAVSGRAAGLHPAIFAAMRAMLAPAITLSRAAGAAHHAAARMAAIPFNKNTDKP comes from the coding sequence ATGCCGGGACTCGGCAGTGGATTGGGTCTCGGCATCGACGCCGGCGGCACCGCAACCCGCTGGGCGCTGGCCGCGCCTGCCGGGCAGATCCTTGCCGAGGGCGCCATGCCCGGCCTGTCGGCGCTGCAGATGCAGAGCGAACCTGGCCGTGAGGCCTTGCGCGCCCGCTTCGGCGAACTGGCGGCGGCGGTGCTGCGGCACGGCGCGCCTGTACGCGTGTGCGCCGGCCTGACCGGATTCACCGGTTCGGGCGGAGTCGCCGACGCGAGCGGAGCCAACGGCGCGAGCGCTGTCAGCGGCGACGCCGACCTGCTGCAGCGCTGGCTGGCCGAACCGCTGCACCTGGCGCCGCAGGCGATCCACTTTTGCAGCGACATGGAAATCGCCTACCGCGCCGCCTTCGCGCCCGGCGAGGGCTACCTGGTGTACGCCGGCACCGGCTCGATCGGCGCCTTCATCGATGCCGAAGGACACTTCCAGCGCGCCGGCGGCCGCGGCGTGGTGCTGGACGACGGCGGCGGCGGCTTCTGGATCGCGCGCGAGGCGCTGCGCACCATCTGGCGCAACGAGGACGAGCGCCCCGGCGCCTGGCGCGCCTCGCCGATGGCGCAGGCGGTGTTCGACCACGTCGGCGGCGCCGACTGGGCCTGTTCTCGCCAGTTCATCTATGGCCAGGAGCGCGGCGCGGTCGGCAAGCTGGCCCTCGCCGTGGCCGCCAGCGCCGAACGCGATCCGGCGGCGCTGGCCATCCTGGACGGCGCCGGGCGCGAACTGGCGCGCCTGGCGCACGCCCTGGCCGGCCGCTTCGGCGTGCGTCCGGTGGCCGTGTCCGGCCGCGCCGCCGGCCTGCATCCGGCCATCTTCGCCGCCATGCGCGCCATGCTGGCGCCCGCCATCACGCTGTCCCGCGCCGCCGGCGCCGCCCACCACGCGGCCGCGCGCATGGCGGCCATCCCCTTTAACAAGAACACCGACAAGCCATGA
- a CDS encoding N-acetylmuramoyl-L-alanine amidase, which translates to MKTLAATLLIALLAGCATPPSGPQYDHTYTAKGQASRARFVVLHYTVSDRANSIKILTQQEVSAHYLVTDDPVPTIYNLVDERNAAWHAGNSSWKNFTQLNNSSIGIEIVNPGWKDTPNGRVYAPFNQAQVDALIPLVRDIVTRHHIAPENVLGHSDIAPLRKQDPGPMFPWRQLAAAGLVTWPDANRVAAIVPIFQAQLPPVAWYQKKLATWGYGLVQSGVWDEQTRTVLAAFQMKYRPANIAGVPDVETAALLEALTNPAGPLPPVPAPPPVITTPVLPQPGYGPVQPGQPAAPAPGYDQPLQPAPVQPLPGQVQPQPVPPQPPTQPLTPPTGATVMPATPAAPIQQ; encoded by the coding sequence ATGAAGACCCTCGCCGCCACCCTGCTCATCGCCCTGCTGGCCGGTTGCGCCACGCCGCCGTCCGGACCGCAATACGATCACACCTATACCGCCAAGGGACAGGCCAGCCGCGCCCGCTTCGTGGTGCTGCACTACACCGTCAGCGACCGCGCCAATTCCATCAAGATCCTGACCCAGCAAGAGGTCAGCGCGCATTACCTGGTCACCGACGATCCGGTGCCGACCATCTACAACCTGGTCGACGAAAGGAACGCGGCCTGGCACGCGGGCAATTCGAGCTGGAAGAATTTCACCCAGCTGAACAACAGTTCGATCGGCATCGAGATCGTCAACCCGGGCTGGAAGGACACTCCGAACGGCCGCGTCTACGCACCCTTCAACCAGGCGCAGGTCGACGCCCTGATCCCGCTGGTGCGCGACATCGTCACGCGCCACCACATCGCCCCGGAAAACGTGCTGGGTCACTCCGACATCGCGCCGCTGCGCAAGCAGGACCCGGGCCCGATGTTCCCGTGGCGCCAGCTGGCCGCCGCCGGCCTGGTGACCTGGCCGGACGCCAATCGCGTGGCCGCCATCGTGCCGATCTTCCAGGCGCAGCTGCCGCCGGTGGCCTGGTACCAGAAGAAGCTGGCGACCTGGGGCTACGGCCTGGTGCAGTCCGGTGTGTGGGACGAGCAGACCCGCACCGTGCTGGCGGCGTTCCAGATGAAGTACCGGCCGGCGAACATCGCCGGCGTGCCGGACGTGGAAACCGCGGCGCTGCTGGAAGCGCTGACCAACCCGGCCGGTCCGCTGCCGCCGGTGCCGGCGCCGCCGCCCGTGATCACCACGCCGGTGCTGCCGCAGCCGGGCTACGGACCGGTGCAGCCGGGGCAACCGGCCGCGCCGGCGCCGGGCTATGACCAGCCGCTGCAGCCGGCACCGGTCCAGCCGTTGCCGGGCCAGGTGCAGCCGCAGCCGGTGCCGCCGCAGCCGCCGACCCAGCCCCTGACGCCGCCGACCGGTGCGACCGTCATGCCGGCGACCCCGGCGGCGCCGATCCAGCAATAA